A region from the Vicia villosa cultivar HV-30 ecotype Madison, WI linkage group LG3, Vvil1.0, whole genome shotgun sequence genome encodes:
- the LOC131660645 gene encoding ER membrane protein complex subunit 7 homolog, with the protein MASFTKSHLLLLFIQFTFSLFSSSFAQSPASGSSEGYTIYGRVKIPSFGTKEFSLPAKVSNVKVILNGGQRVSFLRPDGYFSFHNVPAGTHLIEVAATGFFFSPVRVDVSARNPGKIQAALTENRRGLSEFVLEPLKEEQYYEIREPFSVMSIVKSPMGLMMGFMLIVVFLMPKLMENMDPEEMKRAQEEMRSQGVPSLANLLPGAARSN; encoded by the exons ATGGCTTCCTTCACCAAATCacaccttcttcttctcttcattCAATTTACCTTCTCACTTTTTTCCTCATCATTCGCTCAATCCCCTGCTTCAGG GTCTTCTGAAGGATACACTATTTACGGTCGAGTGAAGATCCCTA GTTTTGGAACAAAAGAGTTCAGCCTTCCTGCAAAAGTTTCAAACGTCAAAGTCATACTTAATGGTGGTCAAAGAGTTTCTTTTTTGAGGCCCGATGGATATTTCTCATT CCACAATGTGCCTGCAGGGACTCATTTAATTGAAGTGGCTGCAACAGGCTTTTTCTTTTCTCCT GTACGAGTTGACGTTAGTGCCAGAAATCCTGGGAAAATTCAGGCAGCACTGACAGAAAATAGGAGGGGGCTCAGTGAGTTTGTCTTAGAGCCATTGAAGGAGGAACAATATTATGAG ATTAGGGAGCCATTCTCTGTTATGTCCATTGTGAAGAGTCCAATGGGTCTGATGATGGGATTTATGCTGATTGTTGTCTTCCTTATGCCCAAATTGATGGAGAACATGG ATCCAGAAGAAATGAAACGCGCCCAAGAAGAAATGAGAAGTCAAGGAGTTCCATCTCTAGCAAACTTGTTACCTGGCGCCGCAAGAAGCAACTAG
- the LOC131660646 gene encoding cysteine--tRNA ligase, chloroplastic/mitochondrial isoform X1: MSTFSLLKCYTPFSSMLFAHSPRTLFSGHRAAVFRKKNLPPFRAVSSSQPSTAEKNSNDSESFRSKIPSPEVWLHNSMSKKKELFKPKVESKVGMYVCGVTAYDLSHIGHARVYVNFDLLYRYFKHLGFEVCYVRNFTDVDDKIIARSKELGEDPISLSRRYCEEFCQDMVTLNCLPPTVEPKVSEHIPQIIDMIEKILNNGYAYNVDGDVYFNVEKFPEYGKLSSRGLEDNRAGERVAVDSRKKNPADFALWKSVKPGEPFWDSPWGPGRPGWHIECSAMSAAYLGYSFDIHGGGIDLVFPHHENEIAQSCAACSKSDISVWMHNGFVTIDSVKMSKSLGNFFTIRQVVDVYHPLALRYFLMSAHYRSPMNYSNIHLESASDRVFYIYETLHACESLLNQHDQTVRKDSVPSDTLSIIDNLYNVFLASMSDDLHTPVVLAGLSDPLKLINDLLNTRKGKKQQFRIESLALLKKSIEDVLTVIGLMPSSYDEVLQQLKEKALKRANVTEDEILQKIKERDAARIQKEYAKSDDVRKELAVLGIALMDSPNGTTWRPTIPLPLQEQL, from the exons ATGAGCACCTTCTCTCTTCTCAAATGCTACACACCCTTTTCCTCCATGCTTTTCGCCCACTCCCCCCGAACCCTTTTCTCCGGCCACCGCGCCGCCGTCTTCAGAAAAAAGAACCTTCCCCCCTTCCGCGCCGTCTCATCTTCTCAGCCATCAACAGCGGAGAAGAACTCCAACGACAGTGAAAGCTTCCGTTCAAAGATTCCATCACCGGAAGTATGGCTGCACAACTCAATGAGTAAGAAGAAAGAGCTTTTCAAACCGAAAGTTGAGTCGAAAGTTGGAATGTACGTCTGTGGAGTCACTGCTTATGATCTCAGCCATATTGGTCATGCTCGTGTTTACGTCAATTTTGATCTTCTTTATAG ATATTTTAAGCACTTGGGATTTGAAGTTTGTTATGTTCGCAATTTTACTGATGTAGATGATAAG ATAATTGCTAGATCAAAGGAGTTAGGAGAAGATCCAATCAGTTTGAGTCGACGCTATTGTGAAGAGTTCTGTCAAGACATGGTAACTCTTAATTGTTTGCCTCCAACCGTGGAACCAAAAGTCTCTGAGCACATACCCCAAATCATTGATATGATTGAGAAG ATTCTTAATAATGGGTATGCGTACAATGTTGACGGGGATGTATACTTTAATGTAGAAAAATTTCCAGAATATGGGAAATTATCTAGTCGAGGTCTAGAAGATAATCGTGCTGGTGAGAGGGTTGCTGTTGATTCAAGGAAGAAAAATCCTGCTGATTTTGCTCTTTGGAAG TCTGTAAAGCCAGGAGAGCCATTTTGGGATAGTCCCTGGGGTCCTGGAAGACCTGGGTGGCACATTGAATGCAGTGCTATGAGTGCAGCTTATCTTGGTTACTCTTTTGACATCCACGGTGGAGGGATTGATCTTGTATTTCCTCACCATGAAAATGAAATTGCTCAGAGTTGTGCTGCTTGTAGCAAAAGTGATATTAGTGTATGGATGCACAATGGTTTTGTCACCATTGACTCCGTGAAAATGTCTAAATCGCTGGGAAACTTTTTCACAATACGGCAG GTTGTAGATGTTTACCATCCACTGGCTTTGAGATATTTTTTGATGAGTGCTCATTACCGATCTCCCATGAACTACTCTAATATACACCTTGAAAGTGCTTCAGACCGTGTTTTTTATATATACGAG ACATTACATGCATGTGAAAGCTTGCTGAACCAGCATGATCAGACAGTTAGGAAGGATTCCGTCCCATCAGATACTTTGAGTATTATTGATAACCTCTATAATGTTTTTCTGGCCTCAATGTCTGATGATCTTCACACTCCGGTTGTATTGGCTGGACTATCTGACCCACTTAAATTAATTAACGACTTGCTGAATACTCGCAAG GGGAAAAAACAACAATTTCGAATAGAATCACTTGCACTGTTGAAAAAAAGCATTGAGGATGTCCTTACTGTTATAGGACTTATGCCTTCAAGTTACGATGAG GTTTTGCAACAGCTTAAGGAAAAAGCTCTGAAGCGTGCAAACGTGACAGAAGATGAAATCCTGCAGAAGATTAAAGAACGGGATGCTGCTAGAATACAAAAAGAGTATGCCAAATCCGATGACGTAAGGAAAGAATTGGCTGTTCTTGGTATTGCTCTTATGGATAGTCCAAATGGCACGACTTGGAGGCCTACCATTCCTCTTCCGCTTCAAGAGCAGCTCTAG
- the LOC131660646 gene encoding cysteine--tRNA ligase, chloroplastic/mitochondrial isoform X2, with translation MISAILVMLVFTSILIFFIGRYFKHLGFEVCYVRNFTDVDDKIIARSKELGEDPISLSRRYCEEFCQDMVTLNCLPPTVEPKVSEHIPQIIDMIEKILNNGYAYNVDGDVYFNVEKFPEYGKLSSRGLEDNRAGERVAVDSRKKNPADFALWKSVKPGEPFWDSPWGPGRPGWHIECSAMSAAYLGYSFDIHGGGIDLVFPHHENEIAQSCAACSKSDISVWMHNGFVTIDSVKMSKSLGNFFTIRQVVDVYHPLALRYFLMSAHYRSPMNYSNIHLESASDRVFYIYETLHACESLLNQHDQTVRKDSVPSDTLSIIDNLYNVFLASMSDDLHTPVVLAGLSDPLKLINDLLNTRKGKKQQFRIESLALLKKSIEDVLTVIGLMPSSYDEVLQQLKEKALKRANVTEDEILQKIKERDAARIQKEYAKSDDVRKELAVLGIALMDSPNGTTWRPTIPLPLQEQL, from the exons ATGATCTCAGCCATATTGGTCATGCTCGTGTTTACGTCAATTTTGATCTTCTTTATAG GCAGATATTTTAAGCACTTGGGATTTGAAGTTTGTTATGTTCGCAATTTTACTGATGTAGATGATAAG ATAATTGCTAGATCAAAGGAGTTAGGAGAAGATCCAATCAGTTTGAGTCGACGCTATTGTGAAGAGTTCTGTCAAGACATGGTAACTCTTAATTGTTTGCCTCCAACCGTGGAACCAAAAGTCTCTGAGCACATACCCCAAATCATTGATATGATTGAGAAG ATTCTTAATAATGGGTATGCGTACAATGTTGACGGGGATGTATACTTTAATGTAGAAAAATTTCCAGAATATGGGAAATTATCTAGTCGAGGTCTAGAAGATAATCGTGCTGGTGAGAGGGTTGCTGTTGATTCAAGGAAGAAAAATCCTGCTGATTTTGCTCTTTGGAAG TCTGTAAAGCCAGGAGAGCCATTTTGGGATAGTCCCTGGGGTCCTGGAAGACCTGGGTGGCACATTGAATGCAGTGCTATGAGTGCAGCTTATCTTGGTTACTCTTTTGACATCCACGGTGGAGGGATTGATCTTGTATTTCCTCACCATGAAAATGAAATTGCTCAGAGTTGTGCTGCTTGTAGCAAAAGTGATATTAGTGTATGGATGCACAATGGTTTTGTCACCATTGACTCCGTGAAAATGTCTAAATCGCTGGGAAACTTTTTCACAATACGGCAG GTTGTAGATGTTTACCATCCACTGGCTTTGAGATATTTTTTGATGAGTGCTCATTACCGATCTCCCATGAACTACTCTAATATACACCTTGAAAGTGCTTCAGACCGTGTTTTTTATATATACGAG ACATTACATGCATGTGAAAGCTTGCTGAACCAGCATGATCAGACAGTTAGGAAGGATTCCGTCCCATCAGATACTTTGAGTATTATTGATAACCTCTATAATGTTTTTCTGGCCTCAATGTCTGATGATCTTCACACTCCGGTTGTATTGGCTGGACTATCTGACCCACTTAAATTAATTAACGACTTGCTGAATACTCGCAAG GGGAAAAAACAACAATTTCGAATAGAATCACTTGCACTGTTGAAAAAAAGCATTGAGGATGTCCTTACTGTTATAGGACTTATGCCTTCAAGTTACGATGAG GTTTTGCAACAGCTTAAGGAAAAAGCTCTGAAGCGTGCAAACGTGACAGAAGATGAAATCCTGCAGAAGATTAAAGAACGGGATGCTGCTAGAATACAAAAAGAGTATGCCAAATCCGATGACGTAAGGAAAGAATTGGCTGTTCTTGGTATTGCTCTTATGGATAGTCCAAATGGCACGACTTGGAGGCCTACCATTCCTCTTCCGCTTCAAGAGCAGCTCTAG
- the LOC131660646 gene encoding cysteine--tRNA ligase, chloroplastic/mitochondrial isoform X3, producing MVTLNCLPPTVEPKVSEHIPQIIDMIEKILNNGYAYNVDGDVYFNVEKFPEYGKLSSRGLEDNRAGERVAVDSRKKNPADFALWKSVKPGEPFWDSPWGPGRPGWHIECSAMSAAYLGYSFDIHGGGIDLVFPHHENEIAQSCAACSKSDISVWMHNGFVTIDSVKMSKSLGNFFTIRQVVDVYHPLALRYFLMSAHYRSPMNYSNIHLESASDRVFYIYETLHACESLLNQHDQTVRKDSVPSDTLSIIDNLYNVFLASMSDDLHTPVVLAGLSDPLKLINDLLNTRKGKKQQFRIESLALLKKSIEDVLTVIGLMPSSYDEVLQQLKEKALKRANVTEDEILQKIKERDAARIQKEYAKSDDVRKELAVLGIALMDSPNGTTWRPTIPLPLQEQL from the exons ATGGTAACTCTTAATTGTTTGCCTCCAACCGTGGAACCAAAAGTCTCTGAGCACATACCCCAAATCATTGATATGATTGAGAAG ATTCTTAATAATGGGTATGCGTACAATGTTGACGGGGATGTATACTTTAATGTAGAAAAATTTCCAGAATATGGGAAATTATCTAGTCGAGGTCTAGAAGATAATCGTGCTGGTGAGAGGGTTGCTGTTGATTCAAGGAAGAAAAATCCTGCTGATTTTGCTCTTTGGAAG TCTGTAAAGCCAGGAGAGCCATTTTGGGATAGTCCCTGGGGTCCTGGAAGACCTGGGTGGCACATTGAATGCAGTGCTATGAGTGCAGCTTATCTTGGTTACTCTTTTGACATCCACGGTGGAGGGATTGATCTTGTATTTCCTCACCATGAAAATGAAATTGCTCAGAGTTGTGCTGCTTGTAGCAAAAGTGATATTAGTGTATGGATGCACAATGGTTTTGTCACCATTGACTCCGTGAAAATGTCTAAATCGCTGGGAAACTTTTTCACAATACGGCAG GTTGTAGATGTTTACCATCCACTGGCTTTGAGATATTTTTTGATGAGTGCTCATTACCGATCTCCCATGAACTACTCTAATATACACCTTGAAAGTGCTTCAGACCGTGTTTTTTATATATACGAG ACATTACATGCATGTGAAAGCTTGCTGAACCAGCATGATCAGACAGTTAGGAAGGATTCCGTCCCATCAGATACTTTGAGTATTATTGATAACCTCTATAATGTTTTTCTGGCCTCAATGTCTGATGATCTTCACACTCCGGTTGTATTGGCTGGACTATCTGACCCACTTAAATTAATTAACGACTTGCTGAATACTCGCAAG GGGAAAAAACAACAATTTCGAATAGAATCACTTGCACTGTTGAAAAAAAGCATTGAGGATGTCCTTACTGTTATAGGACTTATGCCTTCAAGTTACGATGAG GTTTTGCAACAGCTTAAGGAAAAAGCTCTGAAGCGTGCAAACGTGACAGAAGATGAAATCCTGCAGAAGATTAAAGAACGGGATGCTGCTAGAATACAAAAAGAGTATGCCAAATCCGATGACGTAAGGAAAGAATTGGCTGTTCTTGGTATTGCTCTTATGGATAGTCCAAATGGCACGACTTGGAGGCCTACCATTCCTCTTCCGCTTCAAGAGCAGCTCTAG
- the LOC131660647 gene encoding calcium uptake protein, mitochondrial-like, with protein MSFFSTLRRSSVFIQRFTTSTTPPSSSSPAPSLPNSIPPRHPNWISAFAFASSLSLLYYFSKHNSHFDSDFLNNAFTKLSFSESSNNHLLFGDAYRSKVFFNYEKRIRLHSPPEKVFEYFASSRTPEGEVLMNPADLMRAVVPVFPPSESNLVRDGSLKGERSPGHLLCPPSEFFMLFDVNGDGLISFREYLFLVTLLSIPESSFSAVFKMFDMDNDGEIDREEFKRVVASMRSHSRHGVHRRDIEADASVENGRMVEYLFGKEGKGRLGHDKFVQFIRDLHDEILRLEFVHYDFKSRKAISAKDFAHSIVASADVYHLSKLLERVDEMNNNPQFNNVRITFDEFKNFAELRKKLVPLSLALFSFAKVNGLLTRDDFQRAASSVCGLSLSENVVEIVFHLFDTSGDGDLSSNEFIRVLHKREGDVGGHVETGVMGFLSCCWNCMDKSPGSQSFY; from the exons ATGTCTTTCTTTTCTACTCTTCGTCGATCCTCCGTCTTCATCCAACGCTTCACAACCTCGACAACTCCACCATCTTCTTCCTCCCCTGCACCATCCTTACCGAACTCCATCCCACCGCGACATCCAAACTGGATTTCAGCCTTTGCTTTTGCCTCTTCTTTATCTCTTCTCTATTACTTCTCCAAACACAATTCACATTTCGACTCTGATTTCTTAAACAATGCTTTTACAAAACTATCATTTTCCGAGAGTTCCAATAATCACTTGCTTTTTGGAG ATGCATACAGAAGTAAAGTTTTCTTTAACTATGAGAAGCGCATAAGGCTGCATAGTCCACCAGAAAAAGTTTTCGAATACTTTGCATCTTCTCGTACACCAGAGGGAGAAGTTCTTATGAATCCTGCAGATTTAATGCGTGCGGTTGTTCCAGTTTTCCCTCCGTCTGAATCAAATCTTGTTAGAGATGGATCTTTGAAAGGTGAAAGAAGTCCTGGCCACTTGTTATGTCCTCCTTCAGAATTTTTTATGCTTTTCGATGTAAACGGTGATGGTCTTATATCATTCAGGGA GTATTTATTCTTGGTAACACTGCTTAGCATCCCAGAATCGAGCTTTTCTGCAGTATTCAAAATGTTTGACATGGATAATGATGG GGAGATAGAtagagaagaattcaaaagagtgGTGGCATCAATGCGATCTCATAGCAGGCATGGTGTTCATCGAAGGGATATAGAGGCTGATGCCTCTGTAGAAAATGGAAGGATGGTGGAATACTTATTTGGTAAAGAAGGAAAAGGTCGCCTTGGACATGATAAATTTGTGCAATTTATAAGAGATTTGCATGATGAA ATTTTGAGGCTGGAGTTTGTTCATTATGATTTCAAATCGCGAAAAGCCATATCAGCAAAGGATTTTGCACACTCCATAGTTGCTTCAGCAGACGTGTATCATCTGAGCAAATTACTCGAAAGGGTTGATGAAATGAACAATAATCCGCAGTTCAATAATGTGCGCATAACATTTGACGAGTTTAAAAACTTTGCTGAACTACGGAAAAAATTAGTACCACTTTCATTGGCTCTTTTCAGTTTTGCAAAAGTAAATGGTCTTTTAACAAGAGACGATTTTCAACGAGCTGCATCGAGT gtTTGCGGTTTATCTCTTTCTGAGAATGTGGTGGAGATTGTTTTCCATTTGTTTGACACAAGTGGGGATGGAGATCTAAGTTCAAATGAGTTTATTAGAGTGCTGCACAAAAGAGAGGGAGATGTTGGTGGACATGTAGAGACAGGAGTCATGGGTTTCTTGTCATGTTGCTGGAACTGTATGGACAAATCTCCAGGTTCACAGTCATTTTACTGA
- the LOC131660648 gene encoding uncharacterized protein LOC131660648 has product MSSSSSREKPCGPVLRSLSPSGRFCSYTQSRTPFSTPSSAFASSISSSFSSPASSFHIENNDNHYNHHHHNYQHNSHHRSASPTRVNLYSPNSRSAGLRFSIDPRSISPNRSISNHVITTKKNRPIPAQKKTCMCSPTNHPGSFRCSLHKNVGSHNTSADSYPSTRLNMRRSAMKNSLVRIGGVEGEWVKRALTALIRPSSHQQRRRSAFEPRPSRLSVMSKAGDL; this is encoded by the coding sequence atgtcttcttcatcttcccgAGAAAAACCTTGTGGTCCTGTGCTTCGTTCACTCTCACCTTCTGGTAGATTTTGTTCCTATACACAATCCAGAACCCCTTTCTCTACACCCTCATCAGCTTTCGCTTCTTCCATAAGCTCTTCCTTTTCGTCACCAGCTTCCTCTTTTCACATAGAAAACAATGATAATCACTACAATCATCACCATCATAATTATCAACACAATAGTCACCACCGTTCAGCTTCACCCACTCGTGTGAATCTATACTCCCCAAACTCACGATCGGCCGGTTTACGATTTTCGATCGATCCCCGGTCTATCTCACCGAACCGGTCCATTTCGAATCATGTTATCACAACCAAAAAGAACCGTCCAATTCCGGCTCAGAAGAAGACGTGTATGTGTTCGCCAACGAATCATCCCGGTTCTTTCAGATGCAGTCTTCACAAGAACGTTGGGAGTCACAACACAAGCGCTGATTCATATCCCTCTACTCGGCTCAACATGCGTAGATCTGCGATGAAGAATTCGCTTGTGAGGATCGGTGGTGTGGAAGGAGAATGGGTGAAAAGAGCTTTGACAGCGTTGATTCGACCTTCTTCGCATCAACAGAGGAGAAGATCGGCGTTCGAGCCAAGGCCTAGTCGTCTCTCCGTCATGAGCAAGGCTGGAGATCTTTGA